In a genomic window of Vidua chalybeata isolate OUT-0048 chromosome 30, bVidCha1 merged haplotype, whole genome shotgun sequence:
- the SMUG1 gene encoding single-strand selective monofunctional uracil DNA glycosylase, whose protein sequence is MEREEEEEEEGARAEEEAGAGGEEEEGAGAEEDGDDAEDEEDEADGAEGVAARFLALQRGLSERLRALPPPGPPVALVYAPLEYAWEPHRRFVRRFLRAPTAVLFLGMNPGPFGMAQTGVPFGEAWHVREWLRVSGAVRRPPREHPKRPVLGLRCPRAEVSGARFWGLVRSLCPDPRAFFRHCFVHNLCPLLFLAASGRNVPPPELRAAERERLLAPCAAALAATVEALGVRLVVALGRVAELRARRALRAAGLAVPVAWIPHPSPRNPRANRGWESEVRARLAELGVLRLLGVREGPGLDRLGAGGEGVGGSLPHFDQFGSEEKGVRGSLPQFPHSGAEGKEVGGSLPQFPCSGTEGKEVGGSLPQFPCSGTEGKEVAGSLPQFPCLGTEGKEIEGSLPQFEQFGSGGKGVNGAVPQFPHSGTGGKEVVGSLPQFLHSEQDLGQHYRAEGESLPQFPHSGGSLGLL, encoded by the exons AtggagcgggaggaggaggaggaggaggaaggagcgAGGGCTGAGGAAGAGGCGGGAGCCGGcggtgaggaagaggagggagccGGGGCTGAGGAGGATGGCGATGACgccgaggatgaggaggatgaggcgGATGGGGCCGAAGGCGTGGCGGCGCGGTTCCTGGCGCTGCAGCGCGGCCTGTCCGAGCGGCtgcgggcgctgccgccgcccggGCCGCCCGTGGCGCTCGTGTACGCCCCGCTCGAGTACGCGTGGGAGCCGCACCGCCGCTTCGTGCGCCGCTTCCTGCGCGCCCCCACCGCCGTGCTCTTCCTCGGCATGAACCCCGGCCCCTTCGGCATGGCCCAGACCGGG gTGCCGTTCGGCGAGGCGTGGCACGTGCGGGAGTGGCTGCGGGTGTCGGGCGCGGTGCGGCGGCCGCCGCGGGAGCACCCCAAGCGCCCGGTGCTGGGGCTGCGCTGCCCGCGGGCCGAGGTCAGCGGCGCCCGCTTCTGGGGGCTGGTGCGGAGCCTGTGCCCGGACCCCCGCGCCTTCTTCCGCCACTGCTTCGTGCACAACCTCtgccccctcctcttcctcgccGCCAGCGGCCGCAACGTGCCCCCGCCGGAGCTGCGGGCGGCCGAGCGGGAGCGGCTGCTCGCCCCGTGCGCCGCGGCGCTCGCCGCCACCGTGGAGGCGCTGGGCGTGCGGCTCGTGGTGGCCCTGGGCCGCGTGGCCGAGCTGCGGGCGCGCCGGGCGCTGCGGGCCGCGGGGCTGGCCGTGCCCGTGGCCTGGATCCCGCACCCGTCCCCCCGCAACCCCCGCGCCAACCGCGGCTGGGAGAGCGAGGTGCGGGCCAGGCTGGCGGAGCTCGGCGTGCTGCGGCTGCTGGGGGTGCGGGAGGGACCGGGGCTCGACCGgttgggggctgggggggagggCGTTGGGGGGTCCCTGCCCCACTTTGACCAGTTTGGGTCTGAGGAAAAGGGGGTTAGGGggtccctgcctcagtttccccactcAGGAGCTGAGGGGAAGGAGGTTGGGGggtccctgcctcagtttccctgctcAGGAACTGAGGGGAAGGAGGTTGGGGggtccctgcctcagtttccctgctcAGGAACTGAGGGAAAGGAAGTTGCGGggtccctgcctcagtttccctgcttAGGAACTGAGGGGAAGGAGATTGAGGGGTCCCTGCCCCAGTTTGAGCAGTTTGGGTCTGGGGGAAAGGGGGTGAATGGggccgtgcctcagtttccccactcAGGCACTGGGGGGAAGGAGGTTGTGGggtccctgcctcagtttctccacTCAGAACAGGATTTAGGGCAACACTACAGGGCAGAGGGTGaatccctgcctcagtttccccactcGGGTGGGAGTTTAGGGCTCCTTTAG